A single region of the Candidatus Protochlamydia amoebophila UWE25 genome encodes:
- the gmk gene encoding guanylate kinase has translation MLLGGKDKKGSLFIVSAPAGTGKTTLVNLLVQEFPTVIASISYTTRAPRLGEVNGKDYYFITESEFEAKIAAADFLEYVKLYDTYYGTSREWVEIQRQLGLHVILVIDTQGALQLQKLCEATFIFIRPPSLDELKNRLINRQTESLEMIEKRLACAERELEAAQYYDYEIINDDLQEAYQVLRSILIAEYHRISKKL, from the coding sequence TGGGTGGAAAAGACAAAAAAGGTTCTTTATTTATTGTAAGCGCTCCAGCCGGAACGGGGAAAACAACTCTGGTAAATTTATTAGTTCAAGAATTTCCAACAGTGATTGCAAGTATTTCTTACACGACAAGAGCTCCTCGTTTAGGCGAAGTCAACGGAAAAGATTATTACTTTATCACAGAATCTGAATTTGAAGCAAAAATAGCTGCCGCTGATTTCCTCGAATATGTTAAACTTTATGATACTTATTATGGTACGTCACGAGAGTGGGTTGAAATTCAAAGGCAGCTAGGTTTGCATGTTATTTTAGTGATTGACACACAAGGGGCATTACAACTTCAAAAGCTGTGCGAGGCCACTTTTATCTTCATTCGACCACCTTCTTTGGATGAATTAAAAAATAGATTGATTAACCGCCAAACTGAATCGTTAGAGATGATAGAAAAGCGGCTGGCATGTGCAGAACGTGAATTGGAAGCTGCTCAGTATTATGATTATGAAATTATCAATGATGATCTCCAAGAAGCCTATCAGGTATTAAGAAGCATTCTAATTGCTGAATACCATCGTATATCTAAGAAGCTTTAA